The Amycolatopsis mongoliensis genome includes a window with the following:
- a CDS encoding M15 family metallopeptidase: MHLRTRVLALLTFTLSAVLLGTTPAPAATAQTVEIAAPTSSGLPPYVAVINPVTAERLGNSWHEGCPVGPDQLRLVSLNFVGFDGAVHRGELVVNADRATEVARTFADLYFGRFPIERMETVEKYNSDDDASMAANNTSAFNCRAITGGTAWSNHSYGRAIDINTVQNPYISGSGTVYPPNGAPYVDRTQTVPGMIHAGDATERAFTTRGWTWGGSWDTPIDYQHFEKP, translated from the coding sequence ATGCATCTGAGAACGAGAGTTCTTGCTCTCCTCACGTTCACCCTGTCCGCGGTCCTGCTCGGCACCACGCCGGCGCCGGCCGCCACGGCCCAGACCGTGGAAATCGCCGCGCCGACGAGCAGCGGTCTGCCGCCCTACGTCGCCGTCATCAACCCGGTCACCGCGGAACGGCTCGGGAACAGCTGGCACGAGGGCTGCCCGGTCGGTCCCGACCAGCTGCGGCTGGTGAGCCTGAACTTCGTCGGCTTCGACGGTGCGGTGCACCGGGGCGAACTGGTCGTCAACGCCGACCGCGCCACCGAGGTCGCCCGCACCTTCGCCGACCTGTACTTCGGCCGGTTCCCCATCGAGCGGATGGAGACCGTGGAGAAGTACAACTCCGACGACGACGCGTCGATGGCGGCCAACAACACTTCCGCGTTCAACTGCCGGGCCATCACCGGCGGCACCGCCTGGTCCAACCACTCCTACGGACGCGCCATCGACATCAACACCGTGCAGAACCCCTACATCTCCGGCAGTGGCACGGTTTACCCGCCCAACGGCGCGCCTTACGTCGACCGCACGCAGACCGTGCCCGGCATGATCCACGCGGGCGACGCCACCGAGCGGGCGTTCACCACCCGCGGCTGGACCTGGGGCGGCTCCTGGGACACCCCGATCGACTACCAGCACTTCGAGAAGCCCTGA
- a CDS encoding GntR family transcriptional regulator, whose amino-acid sequence MLSEQVYAHLRDAIMRGDYAPGAALKPQDLARDQGVSLAVVREALVRVVGEGLADRLPNRGFAVPEFSDRRWQEITEARRTVEPVVLRLSIERGDVDWEARVRAAHHRLARTEPYAPGEGEHYSSAWSEAHRAFHRTLLEGCGNTALLETFDRMWAASELARRWSARRAPGRDAVGEHRRLEEAALSRDADAAAELLARHLTLTAAALDG is encoded by the coding sequence ATGCTGTCGGAGCAGGTCTACGCACACCTGCGGGACGCGATCATGCGCGGGGACTACGCCCCCGGCGCCGCGCTCAAACCCCAGGATCTCGCCCGGGACCAGGGCGTGAGCCTCGCCGTGGTGCGCGAGGCGCTCGTGCGCGTGGTCGGGGAGGGCCTGGCCGACCGGCTGCCGAACCGCGGCTTCGCCGTCCCGGAGTTCTCCGACCGGCGCTGGCAGGAGATCACCGAGGCGCGCCGGACCGTCGAGCCGGTCGTGCTGCGCCTGTCCATCGAGCGCGGCGACGTGGACTGGGAGGCTCGCGTGCGCGCCGCGCACCATCGCCTGGCCCGCACCGAGCCGTATGCGCCGGGAGAAGGCGAGCACTACAGCAGCGCCTGGTCCGAAGCCCACCGCGCCTTCCACCGCACCCTGCTGGAAGGGTGCGGCAACACCGCCCTGCTCGAGACCTTCGACCGGATGTGGGCCGCGAGCGAGCTGGCTCGCCGCTGGTCGGCACGCCGCGCACCCGGCCGGGACGCCGTCGGCGAGCACCGCCGCCTGGAAGAGGCAGCACTGAGCCGCGACGCCGACGCCGCGGCCGAACTGCTCGCCCGGCACCTCACCCTGACCGCGGCCGCCCTCGACGGCTGA
- a CDS encoding YbhB/YbcL family Raf kinase inhibitor-like protein: MTVNDPFARLPEAAAFSVTSTTVADGATWPPEQFSSGVPGGKDISPQLSWSGAPEGTRSYAVTVYDPDAPTGSGFWHWAVADIPATVTQLPEGAGDDTGSGLPEGAFQLPNDARASRFLGAAPPAGHGPHRYFVVVHALDVDSIGVAADATPAVLGFTMAGHILGRAVLTATAETAA, translated from the coding sequence ATGACCGTCAACGACCCGTTCGCCCGCCTCCCCGAAGCGGCCGCCTTCTCCGTCACCAGCACCACGGTCGCCGACGGCGCCACCTGGCCCCCCGAGCAGTTCTCGTCAGGGGTCCCGGGCGGCAAGGACATCTCCCCGCAGCTGTCCTGGAGCGGCGCGCCGGAAGGAACCAGGAGCTACGCCGTCACCGTCTACGACCCCGACGCCCCCACCGGCTCCGGGTTCTGGCACTGGGCGGTCGCCGACATCCCGGCCACCGTCACGCAGTTGCCCGAAGGCGCGGGCGACGACACCGGCTCCGGCCTCCCGGAGGGCGCTTTCCAGCTGCCCAACGACGCCCGCGCGAGCCGGTTCCTGGGCGCAGCCCCACCCGCCGGGCACGGACCGCACCGCTACTTCGTCGTGGTGCACGCCCTCGACGTCGACTCCATCGGCGTCGCCGCCGACGCGACCCCGGCCGTCCTCGGCTTCACCATGGCGGGCCACATCCTCGGCCGCGCGGTCCTGACCGCCACCGCCGAAACGGCAGCCTGA
- a CDS encoding ABC transporter substrate-binding protein, translating into MSSGRVGTRRAALGLALTVVAATALTGCSALDSNASASGGSLEKSKIKVAILPTVDTAPLWLAQDAGYFKAEGLEVEAVMAASGQAALTKAVSGETDISISSYMPFFVAKSTGTADFQLVADATSVSPKSVAIVTVPNSPVKTVNDLAGRRIAMTAKNTASDLLAKSLMKDHGVPIDKVNWVPSPFPNTAAALAQGQVDAALLPEPFLSQAAKTAGAIPVIDVNSGATQDFPLSGYGAISKWVQANPKTLAAFQRALQKATSETNRDRSKIEPLLVKYAKMDEDTTKLLSLPSFSAKLDARRLQRVPDLMLQMGAITSKVDAASMIAPQATS; encoded by the coding sequence ATGAGCAGTGGCCGGGTTGGTACTCGCCGCGCCGCGCTCGGGCTCGCTTTGACCGTCGTGGCCGCCACAGCCCTGACCGGCTGCAGCGCGCTCGACTCGAACGCCTCGGCGAGCGGGGGCAGCCTGGAGAAGTCGAAGATCAAGGTGGCGATCTTGCCCACCGTCGACACCGCTCCGCTGTGGCTGGCCCAGGACGCCGGCTACTTCAAGGCCGAAGGTCTCGAGGTGGAGGCCGTCATGGCCGCGAGCGGCCAGGCGGCGCTGACGAAAGCGGTCTCCGGTGAAACCGACATCTCCATCTCCAGCTACATGCCGTTCTTCGTCGCGAAGAGCACGGGTACGGCCGACTTCCAGCTGGTCGCGGACGCGACCTCGGTCAGCCCGAAGTCCGTCGCGATCGTCACGGTGCCGAACTCGCCGGTGAAGACGGTCAACGACCTCGCGGGCAGGCGGATCGCGATGACCGCCAAGAACACGGCGAGCGACCTGCTGGCCAAGTCCCTGATGAAGGACCACGGTGTCCCCATCGACAAGGTGAACTGGGTCCCGAGCCCGTTCCCGAACACCGCGGCGGCGCTGGCGCAGGGGCAGGTCGACGCAGCCCTGCTGCCGGAGCCGTTCCTCTCGCAGGCCGCCAAGACCGCGGGCGCGATCCCGGTGATCGACGTCAACTCCGGTGCCACCCAGGACTTCCCGCTTTCGGGCTACGGTGCGATTTCGAAGTGGGTGCAGGCGAACCCGAAGACCCTCGCGGCCTTCCAGCGCGCGCTGCAGAAGGCCACCAGCGAAACGAACAGGGACCGGTCCAAGATCGAGCCGCTGCTGGTGAAGTACGCGAAGATGGACGAAGACACGACCAAGCTGCTCAGCCTGCCCAGCTTCAGCGCCAAGCTGGACGCCCGGCGTCTGCAGCGGGTGCCCGACCTGATGCTCCAGATGGGCGCGATCACGAGCAAGGTCGACGCCGCGTCGATGATCGCCCCGCAGGCGACCAGCTGA